The genomic stretch CCCTGCTGATGGCCGCTACTTCATAGGCCTCGGCCAGCGCCGCCCGGATCGTCCGCTCCTTCAGCCCCGCTTCCTGGTCGGGCCGCAGCTCCACCCGCACCCGCACGATGGCATCCGCCACCTCGCGGCGGGCGATGGCCTTCAGCACCTCGTCGGTGGGGTCGGCGGCCTGGCGGCAGTCGCAATCGATGGTCACGAAGCGCCGCGCCTGGCGCTGATGCTGGGTGATGAACTGATAGCTCGTCCGTCCTCGCCCCACCTCGGCCAGCACCCAGCCCTTTGGCTCCTTTTCCTCGCCGAAATCCACCCGCTCCACGCTGCCGCTATACACCACTGGCGGGTGGGCGCCGGCGTTCAAATCCTGATGTTTGTGGATGTGGCCCAGAGCGACATAATCCCAGGTCGGGTCGGCCAACACCGAGCGAGGCACCGTTACATCCCGGCCCACCATCAGCCCTCGCTCCGAGCCAAGCTCGGCCGTACTGACCGAGAAGTGGCCGACCAGGATGGCCGGCGTCTGCGCTTGCTCGCGCGCTCGCGCGGCCAGGGCCTGGATGCTCTCCACCATCTTGGCCGACACCATGCCATCCAGGTCTTCCAGGCTGATGCCTCGGTACTCCTCCTGGCTCAGCAGTTCCGAGGTCAGCGGATAGGGCGCGGCTGCCACCTGCACCGCCTGGCCCCGCGCCGCCGTCAGCGTGATCAGCTCGAACTGCTCCAACACAACCACATTGGGCACGGCCAGCGTGGCGAAGACCTCGATCGACGAGGCCCTGGCCGCCACTGCCGGCAGGTCGTGGTTGCCGGGGATCAGCACCACCGGGATGCCGTGGTCGGCCAGCTCTTTGATCCGCCAGGCGAACTCGCGGCGGTAGGTCGAGTTGGGGTCGCGGTTCTTGTAGGCGTCGCCAGCGAAAATCACCAGATCGACCTTTTTGGCGATGGCAAAGTCCACCAGGTCCGACAGGCGGCGGAGAAAGTCCATTGCCCGGCCGTTGAGACCGGTGGCGGGGTCGATATGGCCGTAGCGTTCGATGCCAACGTGCAGGTCGGCAAAATGGAGCAGGCGGATGGGTTCGGAAGTGGTCATGGGGCCAAGTTTATAGCGTTTCCACCGGGTCGACGTCAATTCGCCAGTTGGGCGTGAAGCGGACGCCCGCCAGCAGCACGGCCGGGTCCTCGCTGCGGATGAGCAGATGCCAGCGCAGCAGGTCGCGCTCCTTGCTGAAAAAGGCCGGGGCCGGGCCGATCAGGCTGAAATCGCTCAGGCCCAGGGTCGCGGCGCGCTGCTTGAGGTGGGCGGCCAGGCGCTCAGTCTCGCGCTGGCAGCGCTCGCGGTTCGTGTCCAGATACAACAGCCGGGTGAGGCGGCGGTAGGGCGGGTAGCCGTTCTCCTGGCGGAAGCGCATCTCCTGCTCGTAGAAGGCGGCGTAATCGTGCTGGGCCGCGGCCAGGACGGCATAATGGTGGGGATGATAGGTCTGGAAGATGACCTGCCCGCCCAATGCCGAGCGCCCGGCCCGCCCCGCCACCTGCGTCAGCACCTGAAACGTGCGTTCGGCGGCGCGGAAATCGGGCATGAACAGCCCCACATCGGCGCTGAGCACCCCCACCAGCGTCACCAGCGGCAGGTCGAGGCCCTTGGCGATCATCTGCGTCCCCACCAGCACATCGGCTTTGTGGTCGATGAAATCTTGCAGGATGTCCTCGTGGCTGGTCTTGCCCCCGGTCGTGTCCCGATCCCAGCGCAGCGGCCGGGCGGCGGGGAATTCGGCCGCCAGGGCTTCGAGCAGGCGCTCGGTGCCAGCCCCGAATTCTTTGAAGCGGCGGCTCTTGCACTTGGGGCAGGCTTGCGGCAGCGGCTGCCGGTAGTTGCAGTGGTGGCAGAGCAAGGAATCGCCATGCACCGTCAGGGGGATGGCGCAGCGCCGGCAATGGATGACCTCGCCGCAATCGCGGCAGAGGACGAAACTGGCGGCGCCGCGGCGGTTGAGGAAGAGGATGGCCTGTTCGCCGCGGGCAAGAACCCCTTGCAGTGTCTGAGCCAGCGGCCGCGAGAACATCGACCGATTCCCTACCCGTAGTTCCTCACGCATGTCCACGATCGCGACCGGCGGCAAGTCCAGCATGGCTTCGCCCGTGCTCTCGCCCGCCGCCCGGTGTCCGCGCACGCGCCGCGGCAGATCCAGCCGGTGGTAGAACCCGCGGCGGGCCTGGAACGCGCTTTCGAGCGCGGGGGTGGCCGAGCCGAGGATGGTCACAGCGCCGGTCAGCCGGGCCAGTTCGATGGCCGTCTCGCGGGCATGATAGCGCGGGGTGCGGGCCTGTTTGTAGGCGGCGTCGTGCTCCTCGTCCAGCACGATCAGCCCCGGCCGCGGGAAGGGCGTGAACAAGGCCGAGCGCGACCCCACCACCACGTCGAACTCGCCCTGCCGCGCCCGCCGCCAGGTGTCGTAACGCTCGCCCTCCGAAAGTTTGGAATGGACAACCGCCACCCGGCCCGGAAAACGAGCGGCAAAGCGGCGCACTGTCTGCGGGGTCAGGCTGATCTCCGGGATCAAGATGATGGCCTGGCGGCCGGCAGCGATGGTCTTTGCCAGCGCCCGCAGGTAGATCTCGGTCTTGCCACTGCCGGTGACGCCGTGGAGCAGGTAGACGGGAGGGCCAGCCAGACCGCCGGCCGGAGGCTCTCCCTCCACCCAGGTTGCCAGCCCGGCCTCGATCTCTGCCCAGGCTTTCTCCTGATCGCCCGTGAGGGCAGGCGGCGTGTCCGGCTCGAAGCGCCGGCCGGCCAGAGGGTCGCGCCAGACCTCGGCTTCGATCACTTCCAGGATGCCGGCCTCGGCCAGGGTGCGCACAGTGGCGGCGTCGGTGTCGGCCTCGGCGTACAGCCAGCCCACCCAAACCGGCTCGTCGCCGGCGCGGCGCAAGGCCTCGAGGATGGGCCGATATTTCTCCGTCCCGCGCAGGGTGATGATGGCGGCGTTGACCTCGGCGGGCGGGATGCTCAACTGCACCCGGCGTTCGGCGGTGATCTCCACCAGACCGCGCTCGGCCAGGGTGCGGATGGGGGCCGGGCTGGCAGCGATGGCCGTCGCCAGTTCGGCCACGGTGGGGTGGGCTGTGGGATGCTCAGCCAGCCAGCGCAGGGCGTCGGCCCCTTTGGAGGGCCGGCCAAAACGGGTCAGGGCGGCGTCGATCTCGTTGGGCGGGAGGGCCAGGCGAAGGCGGCGTTCTATCTTGGGCCGAGGGAGGGCGTCGTCGGCCTGGTCGCGCAGCCGCGCCAGCCCCATCTTCAGCACTTGCCCCAGCACCTCCTCGGCAGCCAGCCGGCGGTCGAGATCGCGCAGGTCGGCCAGCAGCATCGACCCCTTGCGCAGCCGCAGCAGCAGCGCCTGTTGGGCCGGGGTCAGGTCTTCAGGGTGGATGGGCGCGCCGGGCGCAAACTCGACCAGCACCTTGCTCTTGGCCCCAAAGCCCGGCGGCAGCAGCAACCGCACACACTCGCTCAGCGGCGCCAGATAGTGGCGGCACAGCCATCGAGCCAGGTCGATCATGGCCAACGACAGGGCCGGCTCGGCCGCGACCAGGTCGCCGAGCGGCTTGAGCAACACATCCGGCGGGGCTTCGTCGGTCAGGCCCAGGACCACGCCCTGCTGTTGGCCGCGGCCAAAGGGGACCCAAACGACATGGCCGGGGCGGATGACCCCGCGCTGGCCGGGTGGGATGCCGTAGGTGAAGGTCTGGCTTTCGGGCCGAAAATCGACGAGCGTTTCCGCTGCCTCTGGCGCCCCCTCTGTTGCTTTGTTCCCGGCCAGCCGTTTGTCGATGGGCAGGAGCACGGCGACCTGGGCGTAGCGCATCAGCCGATCTCCAGCGGGCGGTAGTCGGTGCGGGCGCGGGTGGCCTCCAGGATGGCCCAGAGGGTGCGGGCCGCGTCGTGGATGCGTTCGCTGCGGTTGACGACCACGTACTGGAATTTGGGCAGTTCGGCCATCTCTTTGCGGGCATAGGCCACGCGGATGGCGATCTGCGCCTCGGAATCGGAACGCCGGCCGCGCAGCCGCGCCACCATCTCTTCTTCGGTGGCTGTGGTCAGGAAGACGGTGATCGCCCCGCGCAGCTTGCTTGCCATCGTATCGGCCCCCTGCACATCCACGCGCATGATCACGTCCTCGCCGCGGGCCAGGGGCTCGGCGATCTCGCTCTTGGGCACGCCCTTGTAATCTCCGTAGACCAGGGCGTATTCCAGCAATTCGTTGTTTTCGATCATCTGGGCAAAACGGCCGAGGCTGACGAAGTGATAGTCGCGGCCATCCACCTCGCCGGCCCGTGGCGCCCGTGTGGTGGCCGTGACCACGCGATGAAAACGCACGTCCAGGGCTTCGAGCGCGTCGAGGACGGTGTCCTTGCCCACGCCCGATGGCCCGGAGAGGATCATCACCACCGGGCGAGGTTCGTCGAAGCTGCCGAAGTCGGGGAAGGAGGGGGTTCGTTCGTTCACAGTCTGGCTGCCTGGGTGAGGATCGCACGGAACGCCAGATTTCTAACCTGCCAGCGCCTTGCGTATACTTGGAGGGCTTATCCCGCCAAAAACGAGAGCCTCATGCCGATCTACGACTACTTTTGCCTCGACTGCCGCCGCCGCGTCAGTCTTTTCTATCGCACGTTGTCGGCCGCGACTGCGGCCACGCCCACTTGTTCGCACTGCGGCAGCGCCAGGGTGCGGCGGCTGGTCAGCCGGGTGGCGGTAATCAAGTCGGAGGACGCCCGCCTGGACGACCTGACCGACCCATCGATGTTGGACGGGCTGGATGAAGAGGACCCGCGCGCCCTGGCGCGGATGATGCGGAAAATGGGCGATGAAATGGGTGAGGAAATGGATCCCGAATTCGATGAGGTGCTCGACCGGCTGGAATCGGGGCAGTCGCCGGAGGAAATCGAGAAGATGATGCCCGACCTGGCGGACGGCGGTGGGGGTGGGGCTGAGATGGATTTTTGAACGTGTTGCGTGTTGCGTGTTCCGTGAATCAGCCAGCGGAGTGAGCACGCCTACGTGCGAACGGGCGGCGTGAAACGGGTTCCGGGTTCCGTGTTCCGTGTTCCGTGAATCAGCCAGCGGAGTGAGCACGCCTACGTGCGAACGGGCGGCGTGAAACGGGTTCCGGGTTGCGTAGTGCGTAACACCGGCCGCAAGGAATACGCGCGACGCACCAGGCCAGTATACCCCCCTTCCAGCCGCCCACCAAGTCCCGCCCGTCTATTCGTATCGCCGCAGTACGCCTACCACGCTGCCGTGCACCTTGACCTGACTGGGGTGGAGCACAAACGGCCGGTAGATCGGATCCGGGTTGGCCGGGCGCAGTTCCACGGTGTCGCCGTGATGATAGAACCGTTTCAGGGTGGCGCCCGCCAGCTCGGCCGGTTCCAGCACCTCCACCACCGCCATCTGCCCGGTTTCGACGCGCGCCTGGCTGCGCACCACGATCAGGTCGCCGTCATCCACCAGGGCGTCGATCATCGAATGGCCTTTGACGCGCAGGGCGAAGGCTTCGCCGCTGCGCGGGGTCAGTTCGGTGGGGATCGTGACCATCTCCATCACCGCTTCGGGGTCGTCGGGGATAGGGATGGGGTTGCCGGCGGCGATGGCGCCGTAGAGCGGCAATGAGCGCATCCGCCCGGCCTCGCGGCGACCCGCCGGCCTCGACCCATCCTGCACCAGCCTCAGCCCGCGCGAGACCTCGCGATTGCGTTCGATCCGCCCCTGTTCCTCCAGTTTTTCCAGGTTGTAGTTCACCACCGAGGTGGAGGAAATGCCCACAGCGGCGCCGATCTCGCGGATGGTGGGCGGGTAGCCGTGTTCATCCTGAAAGTCCTGGATGAAGTCGATCATTTGTTCCTGGCGAGGTCGTAGTTTCATGGGAGGTTGCTCCTGCGGGCGCGTGCTGGTCGATCAGAAAATATGTTCGATTGACACCCGCTATCTTATCGGAACAAATGTTCGTTGTCAAGTGTTTTTTTGCCGATTTCGAGGCCCCGGTGATGCTCCTGTGATGCCAGAATCAGTCTGCTATGATAATACTGTCATCATTTGCATTTTTTGATATACATTATTATCATAGAAGCGTGACTGAAACCCTTCCTTATGCCAAAGCGCGACAGGTCTTCCGCCAGCATCATGGCGTCATGCGCACCGTTCAGGCTATCGAAAACGGTATCCCGCCTGCCACCCTTTATGCGATGCGCGATTCTGGCATTATCATACGTGAAGGTCGCGGCCTCTATCGGCTGGTCGAAATTGAGTTGGCAACCCATCCTGATTTGGTGCAGGTTTGCCAACGCGTTCCCAAAGCAGTGATCTGCCTGGTTTCAGCACTGGATTTCCATGATCTGACCACTCAGATACCAAGACGAGTCATGCTTGCACTACCCCGCGGCGCAAGAACGCCTCAGTTAGACTATCCATTTGTCCAGGCAGTACATATGGCCTCAACGGCCTACTCGGCTGGGATCGAGACACACCAGGCTGACGGCTTTCCCATTCGCGTTTATAGCGCCGAGAAGTCGGTGACTGATTGCATCAAATTCCGCCGTATGATCGGCATCGATGTCGTGCAGGAGGCCATGCGTCTCTATCTTGGTCGTCAGCCGGTCCATTTGGATGCTCTTGTGCATTTCGCCGAAATCAACCGGGTCGAACGCCTGCTGCGCCGCTATCTGGAGATCTTGGTATGAGCGAATCGGTCAAGAATCTGCCGATCTCCATCCTGAGCCGGCTGCGTAACAAGGCCCAAGCAGAAGGGCGTAATGCTCAGGATATGCTCCGCTATTATGCTATCGAGCGATTTCTTTACCGCCTTTCGCAAAGTGATCATAGCGATCGATTTGTACTCAAAGGGGCGCTCATTTTCCTTACCTGGGGCATCGACTTGCCGCGTCCAACCCGCGATATCGATTTGCGTGGCTTTACCGCCATCGATGTAGAGACAATCTGCAGCATGATGCGGGAAATTTGTCTGACCCCGGTTGTCTCTGACGGAATGGTTTTTGACGCCAATTCCGTTGTTGGTGAAACAATCAGCGAAGCGGCGCGCTATCAGGGCGTGCGTATTCGGTTCAACGGCGCTTTGGGCAAGGCACGAACACCTATGCAGATCGATATAGGGTTTTCGGACGCGATTACTCCGTCTGCGTTACGGGTGAGATACCCGACTCTCTTGGATATGC from Caldilineales bacterium encodes the following:
- the lexA gene encoding transcriptional repressor LexA, whose protein sequence is MKLRPRQEQMIDFIQDFQDEHGYPPTIREIGAAVGISSTSVVNYNLEKLEEQGRIERNREVSRGLRLVQDGSRPAGRREAGRMRSLPLYGAIAAGNPIPIPDDPEAVMEMVTIPTELTPRSGEAFALRVKGHSMIDALVDDGDLIVVRSQARVETGQMAVVEVLEPAELAGATLKRFYHHGDTVELRPANPDPIYRPFVLHPSQVKVHGSVVGVLRRYE
- a CDS encoding zinc ribbon domain-containing protein gives rise to the protein MPIYDYFCLDCRRRVSLFYRTLSAATAATPTCSHCGSARVRRLVSRVAVIKSEDARLDDLTDPSMLDGLDEEDPRALARMMRKMGDEMGEEMDPEFDEVLDRLESGQSPEEIEKMMPDLADGGGGGAEMDF
- a CDS encoding type IV toxin-antitoxin system AbiEi family antitoxin domain-containing protein, which produces MTETLPYAKARQVFRQHHGVMRTVQAIENGIPPATLYAMRDSGIIIREGRGLYRLVEIELATHPDLVQVCQRVPKAVICLVSALDFHDLTTQIPRRVMLALPRGARTPQLDYPFVQAVHMASTAYSAGIETHQADGFPIRVYSAEKSVTDCIKFRRMIGIDVVQEAMRLYLGRQPVHLDALVHFAEINRVERLLRRYLEILV
- the priA gene encoding primosomal protein N': MRYAQVAVLLPIDKRLAGNKATEGAPEAAETLVDFRPESQTFTYGIPPGQRGVIRPGHVVWVPFGRGQQQGVVLGLTDEAPPDVLLKPLGDLVAAEPALSLAMIDLARWLCRHYLAPLSECVRLLLPPGFGAKSKVLVEFAPGAPIHPEDLTPAQQALLLRLRKGSMLLADLRDLDRRLAAEEVLGQVLKMGLARLRDQADDALPRPKIERRLRLALPPNEIDAALTRFGRPSKGADALRWLAEHPTAHPTVAELATAIAASPAPIRTLAERGLVEITAERRVQLSIPPAEVNAAIITLRGTEKYRPILEALRRAGDEPVWVGWLYAEADTDAATVRTLAEAGILEVIEAEVWRDPLAGRRFEPDTPPALTGDQEKAWAEIEAGLATWVEGEPPAGGLAGPPVYLLHGVTGSGKTEIYLRALAKTIAAGRQAIILIPEISLTPQTVRRFAARFPGRVAVVHSKLSEGERYDTWRRARQGEFDVVVGSRSALFTPFPRPGLIVLDEEHDAAYKQARTPRYHARETAIELARLTGAVTILGSATPALESAFQARRGFYHRLDLPRRVRGHRAAGESTGEAMLDLPPVAIVDMREELRVGNRSMFSRPLAQTLQGVLARGEQAILFLNRRGAASFVLCRDCGEVIHCRRCAIPLTVHGDSLLCHHCNYRQPLPQACPKCKSRRFKEFGAGTERLLEALAAEFPAARPLRWDRDTTGGKTSHEDILQDFIDHKADVLVGTQMIAKGLDLPLVTLVGVLSADVGLFMPDFRAAERTFQVLTQVAGRAGRSALGGQVIFQTYHPHHYAVLAAAQHDYAAFYEQEMRFRQENGYPPYRRLTRLLYLDTNRERCQRETERLAAHLKQRAATLGLSDFSLIGPAPAFFSKERDLLRWHLLIRSEDPAVLLAGVRFTPNWRIDVDPVETL
- the gmk gene encoding guanylate kinase, with product MILSGPSGVGKDTVLDALEALDVRFHRVVTATTRAPRAGEVDGRDYHFVSLGRFAQMIENNELLEYALVYGDYKGVPKSEIAEPLARGEDVIMRVDVQGADTMASKLRGAITVFLTTATEEEMVARLRGRRSDSEAQIAIRVAYARKEMAELPKFQYVVVNRSERIHDAARTLWAILEATRARTDYRPLEIG
- a CDS encoding nucleotidyl transferase AbiEii/AbiGii toxin family protein; translation: MSESVKNLPISILSRLRNKAQAEGRNAQDMLRYYAIERFLYRLSQSDHSDRFVLKGALIFLTWGIDLPRPTRDIDLRGFTAIDVETICSMMREICLTPVVSDGMVFDANSVVGETISEAARYQGVRIRFNGALGKARTPMQIDIGFSDAITPSALRVRYPTLLDMPAPELQGYPPETVVAEKVEAMIVLDQINSRMKDFYDIWLIAQRFEFEGRLLQQAIQTTFHRRHTELPRGVPVALSDSFAMKKQDLWRTFVIRYGLGSVAPLDFGSVVEGLRAFLMPIINTESFSGHWSNSQIWLRPALLASETA
- a CDS encoding exonuclease SbcCD subunit D, with translation MTTSEPIRLLHFADLHVGIERYGHIDPATGLNGRAMDFLRRLSDLVDFAIAKKVDLVIFAGDAYKNRDPNSTYRREFAWRIKELADHGIPVVLIPGNHDLPAVAARASSIEVFATLAVPNVVVLEQFELITLTAARGQAVQVAAAPYPLTSELLSQEEYRGISLEDLDGMVSAKMVESIQALAARAREQAQTPAILVGHFSVSTAELGSERGLMVGRDVTVPRSVLADPTWDYVALGHIHKHQDLNAGAHPPVVYSGSVERVDFGEEKEPKGWVLAEVGRGRTSYQFITQHQRQARRFVTIDCDCRQAADPTDEVLKAIARREVADAIVRVRVELRPDQEAGLKERTIRAALAEAYEVAAISREVEGAVRSRWGAINVEALTPMQQLELFFRSSNVPETQVKGLLADADAIIREVDAALVAAS